The Lacipirellula parvula genome window below encodes:
- a CDS encoding sugar ABC transporter ATP-binding protein, with product MSAPQATPRLMMSGVRHRFGATHALTGVDLQVYGGEVHALVGENGAGKSTLMKVLSGALVPDAGEMELDGVPYRPQSPADGRAAGIAMIYQELSLAPDLTVAENISLGVEPTRGPFVRRRALRERAAAALAEIGRPELPLDLPAGKLSVAEQQLVEIARSVAIGCRVLVLDEPTSTLPAQDVERLFALIRRLRERGLAIVYISHFLEEVKAECDRFTALRDGRTTGSGSVRETPVDRIVAMMVGREVKDLYPRSPRRPGETVLSCEKLGGVAKPESATLELRRGEVVGIAGIIGAGRTELLRAVMGLDPVQRGTVRVATVDGWQNPSERWRQGMGLVSEDRKFEGLALELSIAENITLPKLSGLTPRGWVTPGAQARASRPLIDRLGIKCHSPRQQVGALSGGNQQKVAIARLLHADVDVLLLDEPTRGIDVGSKAEICRLIDELAAGDAARGRAPRAVLVVSSYLPELLGLCDRIAVMCRGRLGPARPIAEWTEHRIMLAATGADESTEFWREAVAAP from the coding sequence ATGTCCGCTCCTCAGGCAACGCCACGGTTGATGATGTCGGGGGTCCGTCATCGTTTTGGCGCGACGCACGCGCTCACGGGCGTCGACCTCCAGGTGTACGGCGGCGAAGTTCATGCGCTCGTCGGCGAGAATGGCGCCGGCAAGAGCACGCTGATGAAGGTGTTGAGCGGCGCCCTCGTGCCCGATGCGGGCGAGATGGAGCTCGACGGCGTCCCGTACCGGCCGCAATCGCCGGCCGACGGGCGCGCGGCCGGCATCGCGATGATCTACCAGGAATTGTCGCTCGCGCCCGATCTGACCGTCGCGGAAAACATTTCGCTCGGCGTCGAACCGACGCGCGGGCCGTTCGTCCGGCGCCGGGCGCTGCGCGAGCGGGCGGCGGCGGCGCTCGCCGAGATCGGCCGACCGGAATTGCCGCTCGACTTGCCCGCGGGAAAGCTCTCGGTCGCCGAGCAGCAGCTGGTCGAGATCGCCCGCAGCGTGGCCATCGGCTGCCGTGTCCTTGTACTCGACGAGCCGACGAGCACGCTACCGGCGCAAGACGTCGAGCGGCTGTTCGCACTCATTCGCCGCCTGCGCGAGCGCGGGTTGGCGATTGTTTACATTTCGCACTTCCTCGAAGAAGTCAAAGCGGAGTGCGACCGATTTACTGCCCTGCGAGACGGCCGCACCACCGGCAGCGGCTCGGTAAGGGAAACTCCCGTCGATCGCATCGTCGCGATGATGGTTGGCCGGGAAGTGAAAGATCTCTATCCGCGCTCGCCACGGAGGCCGGGCGAGACTGTCCTCAGTTGCGAGAAACTCGGCGGCGTCGCGAAGCCGGAATCGGCGACGCTCGAGCTCCGCCGTGGCGAAGTCGTCGGCATCGCCGGCATCATCGGTGCGGGGCGAACCGAACTGCTGCGCGCGGTGATGGGGCTCGACCCGGTGCAACGGGGAACCGTTCGCGTCGCCACGGTCGACGGTTGGCAAAACCCGAGCGAGCGCTGGCGGCAAGGGATGGGGCTAGTGAGCGAGGACCGCAAGTTCGAGGGGCTGGCGCTGGAGCTTTCGATTGCTGAGAACATCACGTTGCCGAAGCTGTCGGGGTTGACGCCGCGCGGATGGGTGACGCCTGGCGCGCAAGCCCGCGCGAGTCGGCCGCTCATCGATCGGCTGGGGATCAAATGCCATTCGCCGCGGCAGCAGGTGGGCGCCCTCTCCGGCGGCAACCAGCAAAAGGTCGCCATCGCGCGGCTCCTTCATGCCGATGTCGACGTGCTGCTCCTCGACGAACCGACGCGCGGCATCGACGTGGGATCGAAAGCGGAAATTTGCCGACTGATCGACGAGCTTGCCGCGGGCGATGCGGCGCGCGGTCGCGCGCCGCGGGCAGTGCTCGTCGTGAGTAGCTACCTGCCGGAATTGCTCGGGCTGTGCGATCGTATTGCAGTGATGTGCCGCGGCCGGTTGGGGCCGGCGCGGCCGATCGCCGAATGGACCGAGCACCGCATCATGTTGGCCGCGACCGGGGCGGACGAGTCAACGGAGTTCTGGCGCGAGGCGGTTGCGGCGCCATGA
- a CDS encoding substrate-binding domain-containing protein, whose protein sequence is MSRPSRTASLAMALLLTAILGCSKSPTPTDAHASATSEAGKAKRTIVMIPKATQSAFWNAVRRGGEQAAKDLDVELLWKGPGSENDRAGQKQVTQQFTNSSVDGICLAPTDSKALAAEVRSATAKGIPVLIFDSAVDGEVGKDFISFVATDNTKAGELGGKHLMELVGKGGKTICFRHMEGHESTSKREDGAIAEMKAGEAEILVDDRYTGASQGEAQTTALNMIDVVRKADGVFASNQTASEGVLAALRKTNLAGKVKFVGFDSSPQLVAALRDGEIDALVVQDPVKMGYTAVKMMVDHLDGKPIEEQVVTDVRIATKENMETPEIKPLLD, encoded by the coding sequence GTGAGTCGTCCTTCTCGAACAGCTTCGCTGGCGATGGCGCTACTGCTGACCGCGATCCTCGGTTGTTCCAAATCGCCTACGCCAACGGACGCGCATGCCTCGGCCACGTCCGAGGCGGGTAAGGCGAAGCGAACGATCGTGATGATTCCGAAAGCGACGCAATCGGCGTTCTGGAACGCGGTGCGTCGCGGCGGCGAGCAGGCGGCAAAAGACCTCGACGTCGAGCTGTTGTGGAAAGGCCCCGGCAGCGAGAACGATCGCGCGGGCCAAAAGCAGGTGACGCAGCAGTTCACCAATTCAAGCGTCGACGGCATTTGCCTCGCGCCGACCGACAGCAAGGCGCTGGCCGCCGAGGTGCGGAGCGCGACGGCGAAGGGAATTCCGGTGCTGATCTTCGACTCAGCCGTCGATGGCGAAGTCGGCAAGGATTTCATCAGCTTTGTCGCGACCGACAACACCAAAGCTGGCGAACTCGGCGGTAAGCATCTGATGGAACTTGTCGGCAAGGGGGGCAAGACGATCTGCTTTCGCCACATGGAAGGCCACGAGAGCACCTCGAAGCGGGAAGATGGCGCCATCGCCGAGATGAAGGCCGGCGAGGCGGAAATCTTGGTTGACGATCGCTACACTGGCGCCTCGCAAGGCGAAGCCCAAACCACCGCGCTCAACATGATCGACGTCGTCCGCAAGGCCGACGGCGTGTTTGCTTCGAACCAAACAGCCTCGGAGGGCGTGCTCGCCGCGCTGCGTAAGACAAATCTCGCGGGCAAAGTCAAATTCGTCGGGTTCGATAGCTCGCCGCAATTGGTCGCGGCGCTGCGCGACGGCGAGATCGACGCCCTGGTCGTGCAAGACCCGGTGAAGATGGGCTATACGGCCGTGAAGATGATGGTTGATCATCTCGACGGCAAGCCGATTGAAGAGCAGGTCGTCACCGACGTGCGAATCGCGACCAAAGAGAATATGGAGACTCCCGAGATCAAGCCGCTGCTCGATTAG
- a CDS encoding dicarboxylate/amino acid:cation symporter, with translation MADDSRGAAADHTPGGMALHTKILLGLLIGAALGIACNLSFRVPADAANVATIDANGNGIHDTLEWWAIHVADPLGRVFLRLVLMVVLPLVFSALVLGVLGIGDLTRLGRVGFTSLLYTLILSGTSVAIGIGMVNLIQPGKRLSAEQTAQLKAAYSTEADDKLASADKKKPLEQILLDMLPENPIQEMAGALDGSSKGNGMLAVMFFALIFGVALSMVEESKRAVTVTLLESLFDASMIIIGFAMRLAPYAVACLMFSMTSRMGGGILVTLLWFVLTVVLALAIQMFVVYSLALKTFARRSPVKFFRDAQDAILTAFGTSSSNATLPTALRVSNEKLGIPAEIGRFVLTVGSTANQNGTALYEGVVVLFLAQVFGVELTLPQQLTVVLMSVLAGVGTAGVPGGSIPLIVVVLRSVGVPPDGVAIILGVDRVLDMCRTTLNVTGDLTLAACVAATEERAEAKR, from the coding sequence ATGGCTGACGATTCCCGCGGCGCCGCCGCTGATCACACTCCCGGCGGCATGGCGCTCCACACGAAAATCCTCCTCGGCCTGCTGATCGGCGCCGCGCTCGGCATCGCTTGCAATCTCAGCTTCCGCGTCCCCGCCGATGCGGCGAACGTCGCCACCATCGACGCGAACGGCAACGGCATCCACGACACCCTCGAGTGGTGGGCGATCCATGTCGCCGACCCGCTCGGCCGCGTTTTCCTGCGGCTCGTCCTGATGGTGGTGCTGCCGCTGGTTTTTTCAGCGCTCGTCCTCGGCGTCCTCGGCATCGGCGACCTCACTCGGCTGGGCCGGGTCGGCTTCACATCTCTCCTCTATACGCTAATCCTATCGGGAACTTCGGTTGCGATCGGCATTGGGATGGTCAATCTGATCCAGCCCGGCAAACGGCTCTCTGCGGAACAAACGGCCCAGCTGAAAGCCGCGTATTCGACCGAAGCCGATGACAAACTCGCCAGCGCCGACAAAAAGAAGCCGCTCGAGCAAATCCTGCTCGATATGCTTCCCGAGAATCCAATCCAGGAAATGGCGGGCGCCCTCGACGGCAGTTCGAAGGGCAACGGCATGCTCGCCGTGATGTTTTTCGCCCTGATTTTCGGCGTTGCGCTTTCGATGGTCGAGGAATCGAAGCGGGCCGTCACCGTGACGCTGTTAGAGAGTTTGTTTGACGCGTCGATGATCATCATCGGCTTCGCGATGCGATTGGCGCCGTACGCGGTGGCCTGCCTGATGTTCTCGATGACCTCCCGCATGGGGGGCGGCATCCTCGTGACGCTCCTCTGGTTCGTACTGACGGTGGTGCTGGCGCTCGCCATCCAAATGTTCGTCGTCTATTCCCTAGCACTGAAGACGTTCGCTCGCCGCAGCCCGGTGAAGTTCTTCCGCGATGCGCAGGACGCGATCCTCACCGCGTTTGGCACGTCGTCCTCCAACGCCACGTTGCCGACGGCTCTGCGGGTCTCGAACGAAAAGTTGGGAATCCCAGCGGAAATCGGCCGCTTCGTACTGACCGTCGGCTCGACCGCGAACCAGAACGGCACGGCGCTCTACGAAGGGGTGGTCGTCCTCTTCTTGGCGCAAGTTTTCGGCGTCGAACTTACCCTCCCGCAGCAGCTGACGGTGGTTTTAATGTCGGTCTTGGCCGGCGTTGGGACGGCCGGCGTACCCGGCGGTTCGATCCCGCTGATCGTGGTCGTGCTCCGCTCGGTCGGCGTGCCGCCGGATGGGGTGGCGATCATCCTCGGCGTCGATCGCGTCCTCGACATGTGCCGCACGACGCTCAACGTCACGGGCGATCTCACGCTAGCAGCCTGCGTCGCCGCGACGGAAGAGCGAGCCGAAGCGAAGCGTTAG